A stretch of DNA from Candidatus Bathyarchaeota archaeon:
AAGAACAATAGTAATTCCAACAATAACCAGTGCGATAATTATCCTAAAGATTTGATCATTAGTTAGCAACTCAGCAGACATGTCATACACCACTGATAAACCCTGAAAAAAGCAGGTGCTAAACAAATACTTTTCTATAAGTGTTAATTTTAAAAAGAAATTATTTGGAAAAAGAAAATAAAAAAGGAAATTGGCGGGCTTTTTTGACCCGACTTGGCACTTTGGATGTTGAACGTTTTTGTCAAAGAACTTTGTTTAAGGTATGAACATTGACAGCAATGTTTCAGTGTGAATCACGTTGTGGTTCTTTTCCATCATTTCGTAGATGATTTTTGCGAGTTGCTCTGAATTGTCTGCCTCTATTATTGCTACTGCGTCGAACCGTCCCAGAACTGAATTGGCGAGTTTTATACCTTTTATCTTCCTTGACTGTACGATCTCCTCCGAAGTGCCCGGTCTCATCGTAACGAGTACGAACGCCCGGATTTTTTTGCTGCGGAGATCTTTTTGAGTCATATTGTTCTCTCCTGTTTAGAAGAGTGTAATCGCAGTTTCGGTGTGGACGATGTTGGGGTCTTTTTCGATTACTTTGTATACGAATTCGTTGAGGGCTTCTAGGTTTGGTGCTTCTAAGACGGCAACAACGTCGTGGCGTCCATATACTGAGTCAACATGCAGAACGTTTTCGAATCGCATTTTAATGGCTTTGACTACATCCTCGGATGTTCCAGGTCGTGTATCGATTAATAGATACGCTTTCATGTTTATTCACCTCTCTCCTTATCATTTATTTTAATAGTCTAGATATTTCATTATTTCCCATGGGGTTACATACAAACAGAACTGGTTCCAGTCATTTGTCTTGTAGTCGATGAATGCATCGAATATGTGGCTGCCAAGAGCCTTCAAGACTACTTCGTCACTTTTCATTGCTTCCAATGCATCTTTCAAGGTTGTTGGTAATTCTTGAATTCCAAGGGCTTTTCGACGTTCAGTGGGTAATTCGTAAACGTCTTCGTCGACTGGGTCTCCGGGTTCAGTTTTCTTTTTTATGCCGTCAAGTCCTGCCATTAAGATAACTGCCAATGCCAAGTATGAGTTGCATGATGGATCCGCGGAACGTAATTCTGCTCGTTTGGCTGCTGCATGTTCAGGGCCTTTGAAGTATACTGGAACACGAATCATTGCTGACCTGTTTCGGCGAGACCACATAATGAAAATTGGGGCTTCAAATCCTGGAACAAGTCGTTTGTAAGAGTTAACTGTAGGACAAGTGACTGCAGTTATTGCTCGAGCATGGTCAAGCAAGCCTCCGATGAAGTATCTGCCTGTTTGGCTCATTTCTGCATATTCATCGGTTTCGTCATACATGACGTTAGTATTTCCGCTCCATAAGGAAGCATGAACATGCATGCCGCTTGCGTTGTCAAGGTAAACTGGTTTGGGCATGAAAGTTGCAATTAAACCATGTTGTTTTGCAATGTTTTTGGCAACAAACTTGTAAAGGAGAGTTCGGTCAGCTGTTTTCACTAATTCCCCATATTTGAAGTCAATTTCAATTTGTCCAGCCGTAGCGACTTCGTGGTGGTGCATTTCAATTTCAGTGTCAAAGTTTTCTTCAAGTATTGATGCAACTTCATTACGGTATTCAACTGTAGTGTCTTCAGGTGGAGGTCGGAAGTATGCTTCCTTGGGTCGCAGCACTTGGCATCCTGGCGTGGTTTCGGGAGATACTGGAACTACTCGTGGTGCTCCCCATGAGTCTCCTGAGCCACCTTTTGGGCTTACCCACATGTCCCAGACAAGGGTGGTTGGATCAATTGATTTGAAAACGAAATATTCTAGTTCTGGACCAAAAAAGCCAGTGTATCCCATAGCTTCTGCGGCTTTTACTGCATTTTTTGCTACATATCCTCGGGGGTCTACAACTGAGGGTTGGTTGCCTCCGAATGCTTCGTAGACGTCTCCTAGGATTATTGCGCTTTTTTGTTTTTCGTCTGTTGTCCATGGAATAATAGAAAGGGTGTCTGCAGCGGGTTTAAGGATCATGTCTGACTCGTTTATGGCTTTGAATCCTCGTACAGATGAACCGTCAAAGCCTATGCCTGCTGTCAGGGCTTGACCTTCAGTGAAGTGGCGTGCTGGTATAACTACGTCTTGCATTAGGCCTCGGATATCAACAAAAGCGGTGTGTACCCATCGAATTTTGTTTTTTTTCAGGGTTTCTTTTGCTTTGGTAATAGCATCCATATCTTTCACCATTCATTCAATTGAAATTGAAATTATTACATATTTGTATATAAACTTTTCTAGAGAGTTGAAGGAAACCTTATATATATCCTGTTCTAATGAACAAGTGTTCATGAATACAAAAAAATATAATTTGGTTCATAAACAATCATTCAATGAGGAGGAACAAAAACTGGATAACGATTCCCATCATAAAGTGGATGAAGTCGACAGAAAAATAATACGTTTACTGCAAGAAGATGCAAGAAAAAGCTTCAACAAAATCGCTGACAGCCTAGGCATTGCTGTTGGAACAGCATATAATCGCGTAAAGAACCTAGAAGACAGCGGGATTCTCAAAGGTTACACCATACTTTTAGATTCTGCTCGGCTTGGTTATGGTTTAACATCCCTTATTCTCATTCAAGCTGATGGCAGTTATCTTCCTGAGGTTGAAAAACAGCTAGCAGCCCTAGACGAAGTAATCTGCATTTATGACATAACCGGAGACTACGACGTAGCAGTTGTTGCCCGATTCAAAGACCGCGGTGCATTAAACAACTTCATCAAATCAGCATTGAAGATGCCCCATGTCAGCAAAACTGTAACAAACGTTGTGCTTAACGTAGTAAAAGAAGACTTCAGAGTTAAAGTATAACCCTGAAGGAATTTTTTTTCTTTTTTGTTTATTCTAATTTTTTGTAGATTGCAGTAAAAATGAATATACCTGCTGCCGTGAAAACGATTATTCCGCTTGTTGCTACGCTGTAGATTGCTGATAAAAGTATTCCAGCAGTCATGCTGACTATTCCGAAGATTACAGCAGCAAGGGTTGTTGCTTTGAAAGAAAGGTTTAGTTGAAGTGCAGAAAGCCCAGGCAATACTAAGAGCGCGACTACCAGAATTACGCCTATCACTTTGATTGAGAGCACAATCGTAATTGCTACTAGCAGATTAAATGCCATCGATAGTGGACGTACAGGAATTCCCATCAGTCGGGCGCTTTGTTCGTCAAAGGTCATGGCCAACAATTCTTTATGGAATATTCCAAGAACAATTATTGTGGTCAGTCCAAGAATCGAGACAATAATCAAGTCGGTTCGGTCAATGGTTAAGATCGAGCCAAACAGGAAACTGAAAAGTTCTACGTTGAAACCTCCTGCCAAGCTAATTATAATCAAACCGGTGGAAAACCCAACAGCTAACATTACTGCTATTGCTGAGTCAGACTGCGCAAGGCCCTTTCGTCTCATGTACGATATTCCCAAAACTGCTAATACTGAAACAAGCAATGCCGACAAAATAGGGTTAATTCCCAAAAACAGGCCTAAAGCGATGCCTCCAAAGGCAGTGTGGGCAATTCCGTCCCCTATCATGGATTCTTTTCGTAGAATTAAGAAAAGTCCTACCCATGCGCAAGCCAAAGCAGTTATTGTTCCGCCCAGTAATGCATTTTGGAAGAACTGGAACTCGAAAAGCCTGAAAATTTCAAGTAGTTCATTCATCGCCAGAGTCCATCTCGCATTCATGTTTGTGGAAAACAAAATGGAAGTGTTCGCCGTAAACTGTTCTTAAGACCTCTTCTGGTTTCAAGTTTTTAGTTATTTCAGCAATGTTGACGTGTTTGTTTATGCACATTACTTTGGTCATTCGGCAAAAAACTGCTGTTAAATCGTGAGTCACCAAAAGTATGGTTATGTTCTTTTTGAGGTTAAGGTCGCTAAGTTTTTTGAAAAATTTTTCTTGAGTTTTAGTATCAACACCAACTATTGGTTCGTCTAACAAGATAATTTCTGGGTTTCTAACCAATGCTTTGGCCACAAAAACCCTTTGTTTTTGTCCCCCTGAAAGTTGACCGATTCTTCTGTTTTTGACATGGGTTATTCCCATGAACTCAAGGGCTTCATTGACTGAGTCCCAATCAGATTTGTTTAAAGGTCTTCCCAGATTTTTTCGGTTTACTCGCCCCAAAGACACCAATTCTTTTACTGTCAAAGGAAACTGAGAATCAAAATTTACTGCATGTTGGGGGACGTACGCGACTTTTTCCCAATGTGAAAAAGACTCGATGTTTTGACCAAACAACTGGATATTGCCTTTTGTTTTTGGCATGCTGTTGAGTAACGCTAAAAGCAGGGTTGTTTTTCCGCCCCCGTTAGGTCCTACTATTCCTACGTAGTCTCCTTTGTGGATGGTGAATTTGGCATCTTCGATAACTAAAGAATTTGCTCGGGATATATTAAGTCCAGAAACTTCCAGCACTGGAGTGTTTTTGTTCATAGTGTCCAGCTGTTTATTTGTTGACATTTCATTTCAACTTTCTTGTCAAACGTCTAATCCAATCTTTAAGTTAACTAAGTTTTGTTCTTGTTGTTCAAAATAGTTTAAATTATCTATTTTCCCAAGCATGAGATACAATTTTAGGATCTGCACTTCTTGACCAGAAAGTCTTTGGAGTTCAGTTCCAAGGGTTTGAGCAGATTGTCCAGAATAAACAGGATCCACGTAAACTACGTATGTTTCATGTTCCAGCATCATTTCTACTAGATTCATGTAGGTTGAAGCGCTTGGTTGTTCATCTGCAGAAATTCCGATGACTCCATGTTGTTCAAAACCGTAACTGTCAGCAAGGTACCCAAACGCAGAATGGGAAACAAATATTTCGTTTTTCTGTTTACTTCCAAGTTCAGTCCGGTAACGGTTATCTAATTCTTCAAATTTGGATTTTAGTATCTGCCATCTTTCTGTGTAATAATCAGTGTTGTCTGGATCTTTTTGGCAAAGGGCTTGGTAAATATTTTCAGCTTGATGTTTTGCCATGGTGGGACTTATCCAGGTGTGTGGATCATAAATTCCTTCATGTTCGTGGCCTGATTCATGGGTTTCATCTTCGTGACCTGTTTCAAGCAGCTGTGCCCCATCGGTTGTTTCAACAATTATTTTGTTGCTTAAATCAATGACCGAAAGAATGTCTTCTTCAAACCAGTGATCAAGAGACGCTCCATTATACAGTAGCACATCAGCTTTTTCTACAGCAAGAATGTCTTGAGTCGAAGGCTGCCAGTTATGTACCTCTGTGTTATCAGGGATGAGTTGTTTGACGCTTGCTTGTTCTCCGCCGATTTCTTGAGCAAAAAACGCCAATGGATAAAATGTAGCCACGATGTTTAGTTTGTCTGTTTCAGTGCTTTTTTGTTGGTTGAATAAGGTTGAAGCAGCTGCCACTGCTATTATGAGCACGATTGCTCCGGTTACAAATATTTTTTGTCGTTTGTTCAATTAGGGGCACCTTGTTGTAGTTATTGTGCAACACATAGTTATTAAATTTTTCATAGATTTTAATAAAAAATATATAAATACAAGGTAATAAGTTAATAACTTGGTGTCAAGAATTCCAATAATCAGCATATCGGTCCCCGAGAAACTTTTACAAAGAGTTGAAACATCAATAAAAGACGAAGGCTTCGCAAACCGTTCAGAAATAGTCAGGCAAGCATTACGAACATTCCTTACAGACAGCAAAAGCCTCAAAGAACTTGAAGGCGAAATCACTGCTTCAATAACAATAATTTACAGCAGAGACACAACAAAAGGGCAAATATCGGAAATACAGCACAGTTTTGGAAACATAATATCAACCTTCCTTCACGCCCACATCGATGAAGAGCATTGCCTCGAAGTGATCGTGGTAAAAGGAGAAGCAAAAATAATTAGAAAACTAGTAGAAGCATTTCGCACTAATGAGCAAATCAATCAACTCAAAGTATCCATACTAAAGACGCAAAAAAAGCAATAAATTCATTTAGTTAGAATGATCAATACATTTAGATTTTTTTGCATTTTTTGCTAAAAAACATTTCAATATTTTTGATTGAACAGCATTTTTTATCCAATGTGTTTTTATTTTTGTTGTTTTTGTAATTGGATTTTGTGTCATTACTGCAAATATTAATCAGCAATATTTATTAAGTATTAAGTCTTAATACAACATACACCTTTGCGGTTGCTATAAAAAAAGCAACTACAATGGATGATTGAAAGAAGGAAAGACAGAAAATGGAAAAATGCAAACACATCGGAGATAAGGATGAGCCATTTTTTTACATGGCTTTTGTACTAAAAGGCAATGCGCAACAATATCTGGATCTTTTGAAGTACACCAAAAACCAGAACGGAGCCAAACTGATTTATCAAAATCGCTCATTGACTTACCTTTACATTTCTAATCAAGACCCAAAGCATTCAAAGATTATGTCGCCACAAGTTGCCGCTGAGTTAGATACGCAAGTAACAACTTAAAGGGGGTTAACTGAATGAGGAAATTTCTAAAGAACAAAAAAGCTCTGAGTTCTGCTGTGGCTAGCTTGATCTTGCTGGTAGTATCCGTTTTGTTGGCTGGTGTTGCATCAAATTTCGCCCTCAACGTAGCAGGAAGCCGTGTCCAACAAGAAAACTTGTTCTTGGCAAACGTAGCTGTTTGGTACAAGAATAGTACAGAGTCTTTGGGCAGCATTCTGGTAACCAATACTGGTGAAACAGACATTGTATTGAGCAAAGTTACAATCAAAGGTCAAGAATGTGCATGGAACGCAACATCATCATATGTGTTGTTCACCAAAGTCGAAGGAGCACTATCTGCAAACTTGCAATACGTTAACACATTCAACCAGACGGGTACGAACACTCTGACCTTTGACGGAACCATATACGACTTCGAGGTAGTAGGCGAAAACTTGATTCTTCAATCAGGTTGGAGCATGCTGTTCTTCATCGTCAACCCGGGAAAACTAATGGTCTACGACGTCGGTACACCAATGCGTGTAACAATCTCAACAGCTCAGGCGCTTTACGCAACAGAAACCATAGTAAAAGCAGTATAAACCAAGATTAGAAAAGTCCTTAAACCTTGCAAGAGGGCACCCACACTCTTGTTTGCTTTTTTGTTTTAGTATTTTATAAAGTTATTTTATTTTGCATAATATATGCTACAAAAAGTTTTTTAAGCAGAATCTCCATCTCAGAGATTTGATTAACATAAGAAAAAGGCAAGATACCCTGTGGTTTGTTTTAAACATTTAACAAAAAGCGCCTTAGTTTATTACCAGAAATTTGGTCATTTTGATGAACACCTTGCAAGTTTGTATTCCCTTGCTTACGGTAAACCCTACATCTACAAAGATACATATCTAGCGTACTTTGACAATTACAGCAAACTCTTGCATTTGAGTTTGTTTGAGCTAAATGCAAAAGAGAATGATTTTTCTTGTATTGAAGAAGCAGTCAAAATGTTCAAGCCTGAAAAACTTGTAATAACTGCACCTCATGAACTGCCCATGGACCTTGGAAAGTTTAAGTGCATAGACATTAATCAAGACACAGATTACCAAATTTATGTTCCAGATTTTGACTTAACTTTGAAAGGCAGTCACCTAAGCGATGCAAGATACCGTGTTCGTAACGCAGAAAAACGAAGTTACACCCTTAAAATTAGTAAAAAAATGACCCCAGCCCATTTCCACATTATTGCACAACACGAAC
This window harbors:
- a CDS encoding Lrp/AsnC ligand binding domain-containing protein, whose amino-acid sequence is MKAYLLIDTRPGTSEDVVKAIKMRFENVLHVDSVYGRHDVVAVLEAPNLEALNEFVYKVIEKDPNIVHTETAITLF
- the glnA gene encoding type I glutamate--ammonia ligase → MDAITKAKETLKKNKIRWVHTAFVDIRGLMQDVVIPARHFTEGQALTAGIGFDGSSVRGFKAINESDMILKPAADTLSIIPWTTDEKQKSAIILGDVYEAFGGNQPSVVDPRGYVAKNAVKAAEAMGYTGFFGPELEYFVFKSIDPTTLVWDMWVSPKGGSGDSWGAPRVVPVSPETTPGCQVLRPKEAYFRPPPEDTTVEYRNEVASILEENFDTEIEMHHHEVATAGQIEIDFKYGELVKTADRTLLYKFVAKNIAKQHGLIATFMPKPVYLDNASGMHVHASLWSGNTNVMYDETDEYAEMSQTGRYFIGGLLDHARAITAVTCPTVNSYKRLVPGFEAPIFIMWSRRNRSAMIRVPVYFKGPEHAAAKRAELRSADPSCNSYLALAVILMAGLDGIKKKTEPGDPVDEDVYELPTERRKALGIQELPTTLKDALEAMKSDEVVLKALGSHIFDAFIDYKTNDWNQFCLYVTPWEIMKYLDY
- a CDS encoding Lrp/AsnC family transcriptional regulator, translated to MNTKKYNLVHKQSFNEEEQKLDNDSHHKVDEVDRKIIRLLQEDARKSFNKIADSLGIAVGTAYNRVKNLEDSGILKGYTILLDSARLGYGLTSLILIQADGSYLPEVEKQLAALDEVICIYDITGDYDVAVVARFKDRGALNNFIKSALKMPHVSKTVTNVVLNVVKEDFRVKV
- a CDS encoding metal ABC transporter permease → MNELLEIFRLFEFQFFQNALLGGTITALACAWVGLFLILRKESMIGDGIAHTAFGGIALGLFLGINPILSALLVSVLAVLGISYMRRKGLAQSDSAIAVMLAVGFSTGLIIISLAGGFNVELFSFLFGSILTIDRTDLIIVSILGLTTIIVLGIFHKELLAMTFDEQSARLMGIPVRPLSMAFNLLVAITIVLSIKVIGVILVVALLVLPGLSALQLNLSFKATTLAAVIFGIVSMTAGILLSAIYSVATSGIIVFTAAGIFIFTAIYKKLE
- a CDS encoding ABC transporter ATP-binding protein codes for the protein MNKNTPVLEVSGLNISRANSLVIEDAKFTIHKGDYVGIVGPNGGGKTTLLLALLNSMPKTKGNIQLFGQNIESFSHWEKVAYVPQHAVNFDSQFPLTVKELVSLGRVNRKNLGRPLNKSDWDSVNEALEFMGITHVKNRRIGQLSGGQKQRVFVAKALVRNPEIILLDEPIVGVDTKTQEKFFKKLSDLNLKKNITILLVTHDLTAVFCRMTKVMCINKHVNIAEITKNLKPEEVLRTVYGEHFHFVFHKHECEMDSGDE
- a CDS encoding zinc ABC transporter substrate-binding protein, which produces MNKRQKIFVTGAIVLIIAVAAASTLFNQQKSTETDKLNIVATFYPLAFFAQEIGGEQASVKQLIPDNTEVHNWQPSTQDILAVEKADVLLYNGASLDHWFEEDILSVIDLSNKIIVETTDGAQLLETGHEDETHESGHEHEGIYDPHTWISPTMAKHQAENIYQALCQKDPDNTDYYTERWQILKSKFEELDNRYRTELGSKQKNEIFVSHSAFGYLADSYGFEQHGVIGISADEQPSASTYMNLVEMMLEHETYVVYVDPVYSGQSAQTLGTELQRLSGQEVQILKLYLMLGKIDNLNYFEQQEQNLVNLKIGLDV
- a CDS encoding ribbon-helix-helix protein, CopG family translates to MSRIPIISISVPEKLLQRVETSIKDEGFANRSEIVRQALRTFLTDSKSLKELEGEITASITIIYSRDTTKGQISEIQHSFGNIISTFLHAHIDEEHCLEVIVVKGEAKIIRKLVEAFRTNEQINQLKVSILKTQKKQ